Proteins encoded together in one Triticum dicoccoides isolate Atlit2015 ecotype Zavitan chromosome 7B, WEW_v2.0, whole genome shotgun sequence window:
- the LOC119335617 gene encoding ornithine decarboxylase-like has product MARGSTMQTAVLGAPGVKGRKVRALKRNDKDAVAGLIRSIAGIEEQGAFFVFDLAAVVDLYSRWCRALDGVRPYYAVKCNPEPAMLGAMAALGAGFDCASRAEIEAVLALGVVEPGSIVYANPCKPEAHLRYAAEVGVNLTTYDTEDEVAKVKRCHPSCDLLLRIKGPDNPDAKIDLGTKYGARADEVVPLLRAAQRAGLRVAGVAFHVGACTSRVDVYRGAIEAARVAFDAAAQLGMPPMRVLDIGGGFMPDATFDGAAEAIGEALAQHFPRGCGVDVISEPGQYFAERAFTLAARVIGRRTRGEARQYWIDDGIYGALSCTILGDYVPRPRPLTAPHPPGGEKKCTTYASTVFGPTCDSRDKVVTGYQLPEMNVGDWVVFDGIGAYAASSGSNFNGFLISDIKTHLAYSA; this is encoded by the coding sequence ATGGCCCGAGGCAGCACAATGCAGACCGCCGTGCTGGGGGCCCCGGGGGTGAAGGGCAGGAAGGTGCGCGCGCTCAAGCGCAATGACAAGGACGCCGTCGCCGGCCTCATCCGCTCCATCGCCGGCATCGAGGAGCAGGGCGCTTTCTTCGTCTTTGACCTCGCCGCGGTCGTCGACCTGTACAGCCGCTGGTGCCGCGCGCTCGACGGCGTGCGCCCCTACTACGCCGTCAAGTGCAACCCCGAGCCGGCGATGCTGGGCGCCAtggcggcgctcggcgcgggcttcgACTGCGCCAGCCGCGCCGAGATCGAGGCCGTCCTCGCGCTCGGCGTCGTCGAGCCAGGGAGCATCGTGTACGCCAACCCCTGCAAGCCCGAGGCGCACCTCAGGTACGCGGCCGAGGTGGGCGTTAACCTCACCACCTACGACACCGAGGACGAGGTGGCCAAGGTGAAGCGCTGCCACCCGAGCTGCGACCTCCTCCTGCGCATCAAGGGCCCCGACAACCCCGACGCCAAGATCGACCTCGGTACCAAGTACGGCGCGCGCGCCGACGAGGTGGTCCCGCTCCTGCGTGCCGCGCAGCGCGCGGGGCTCCGCGTGGCCGGCGTGGCGTTCCATGTCGGGGCGTGCACGTCCCGGGTCGACGTGTACCGCGGGGCCATTGAGGCCGCCCGCGTGGCGTTCGACGCGGCCGCGCAGCTCGGCATGCCACCCAtgcgcgtgctcgacatcggcggcgGGTTCATGCCGGACGCCACGTTCGACGGGGCGGCGGAGGCCATCGGCGAGGCGCTCGCGCAGCACTTCCCGCGCGGGTGCGGCGTGGATGTGATCAGCGAGCCGGGGCAGTACTTCGCCGAGAGGGCCTTCACGCTCGCGGCGCGGGTCATCGGGAGGCGCACACGCGGCGAGGCGCGCCAGTACTGGATCGACGACGGCATCTATGGCGCCCTAAGCTGCACCATCTTGGGCGACTACGTGCCGCGACCGAGGCCGCTCACCGCCCCGCATCCGCCCGGCGGCGAGAAGAAGTGCACCACGTACGCCTCGACGGTGTTCGGGCCGACCTGCGACTCCCGCGACAAGGTGGTGACCGGGTACCAGCTGCCGGAGATGAACGTGGGGGACTGGGTCGTTTTCGACGGCATAGGCGCTTACGCCGCCTCGTCGGGCTCCAACTTCAACGGATTTTTGATCTCGGACATAAAGACGCACTTGGCCTACTCCGCCTAG